In Salinibaculum sp. SYNS191, the genomic window ACCACGCGGGCGCGCGACTGGTCACCGCCGCGGACGTCGACCTGAACGGGTCACCGTCCGAGGCCGTCGACCCCGCGCCCGACGAGTGTCCGGTCTGCGGAGAGTCCGACTGCGGGAAGCTCTACCACGTCCACCTCTCGCCGTCAGAGCACCACTCCCGACTGTAGGAGGGCAATCAACCCCGTAAGGAGCGGCACCGAGATGACGGTAGAGACGAAGATGGCGGTGCTCGCGTACTCGGTGGCAGCGATGCCGTCCGCGTTCGGGCCCGCGAACTCCCCGGTGAGGATGAGCGTCGTCACGGCCGCCGGCATCGCGCTCTCCAGGACGAACACCCGCGCGACCGTCGGATTCTGGAACCCGACGAGGAGCGCGACCCCGACGGCGACGACGGGGGCGACGAGCAGTTTCAGCCCGACGGCCGGCGTCACCTGGAGCGCGGCCGCGCTGTAGTCCGTCTCCGCGAGTTCGATGCCGAGGATGAGCAACATCACGGGGATGGCGGAGTCGCCGACGAGTTGCAGCGTCTCCATCGCAGCGGTGTCGGCGGGCGGGACGACACCGGCGTACCGGGCGGCCAGCGCGGCCAGGACCGTGTAGATCAGCGGGATAGAGAAGATGGCCCGCATCCCCTCGCGCCAGTCGCTGCCCTCGCCGCGGGCCGCGAGGTAGACACCGAGCGTGTACATGGCGACGGACTGGCCGACGATGTAGACGACGGCCGTCGAGCGCCCGAGCGCGCCGAAGGCGAACTCGGAGACGGGGATGCCGTAGTTGCCGGCGTTCGAGAAGACGCTGACGAGGACGAACGTGCCGAGGATGGGTTCGGCGTTGCCCAGCACCGTCCCCGTCCCCTGCGCGAGGACGGCCATCACGCCGGTGAACAGGAAGACGCCGAGGACGATGCTGGCGAGGGTTTCCCCGGCGAGTTGCGTGGTCGTCAGCGTGTGGAAGACCAGCGCCGGCACGAGGACGTAGACGGTGACGGTGTTCAACGGCGTCGCGGAGATATCGCGCGTGCGCCCGAGGAGGTACCCCGCGGCGGCGATGGCGACGATGGGGAGAATTGCCGTCCCGAAGATAGACAGCAGCGACACAGTACGTGGCTGACGCCGGGCCTACACAATCCCTTCGAAGTCACGGCTGGAGGCCCGCGACAGACAAATGGTGACCGGGGCACCGGGGCCGCGCTTATCAGTTCGCCGGCCGTGAGTCGGCCCATGACGACGGTCAACGAGGACGACCTCGACTGGGAGGAGTACGACCGCGGCGAGAACGCCTTCCGTCGGAAGGAACTCGCGAACGCCACCGACGCCGAGCAACTGGGCTGTAGCCTCTACGAACTCGACCCCGGCAAGCGCTCGTGGCCCTACCACTACCACACCGCCAACGAGGAGGCCGTCTACGTCCTCTCGGGGTCGGGACTGCTCCGGGGCGACGACGGCGAACAGGACATCGGCGCGGGCGACTTCGTCGCACTCCCGGCCGACGAGAGCGGCGGTCACCAACTCGTCAACGACGGCGACGAGGTGTTGCGCTACCTGATGGTGTCGACGATGGAGGAGCCCGACGTGACGGTCTATCCGGAGATGGAGAAGTTCGGCGTCTACGTCGGCTCGCCGCCGGGCGGCCGCGAGGAGCGCACCTTCCAGGGGTACTTCCCGCTCGACGCGGACGTGGAGTACTGGGACGAGTGACCTGCCAGCGACCCCGACCGGGCCCGACCCATCCCCGGATTCCGGCAACCCGAATTATAGACCATTATATTTATATGGCCCGGAGCCAACGAATCGAGTACAACCGTCATGGAAGACCATGAGGGTTGCGGAGAACCCATGTACACCCACTTCACAGACGCCGAGAACACTGGCGCACCGATGGTCCCGGACATCCACGACGACTCCGACGTCTACACGGACGGCGGCACGAGCCGAGAAGACCTCGAAGAAATCGTCCTGAGCCACCGCATCGAAGAGTGAGCACGCACGACACATGACACAGCCAACCGACCACCGCGACCCGCTCGCGCCACGACCAGCTGTGCGGCCGTACCGGCAGGGTGTACGTCCGGTATCCGTACCCTCGTTCTGACGTGTCGACCGTTCTTCCGACACCGCATCACACCCCGTAGCGTCGCGCAGCAGCCACTCCGTCCCGTATCGTTCGACTAATCGAAATACTCCGGCCCGATGCACCGGCGTTCGCCGCCGTTTCCTATATAAACCCCGCACATGTGCTGCCCAGGGGTGATTCGTGTCGCTCCCATAAGTTGTAGTAGATAGAACGAATGAGTGTCGAACTGCAACAAGGCGTGTCCCCCGACGACTCGACGCAGCCAGACTGCGCCGGATTCGACGACAGTCCGCCGCGGAGCCCCTGCTTCGAGGACGAGACCGGCGTCGCGCTGCACGTTCGCCCGTACGACGAGGACCACTTCGAGGCGCTCGTCGACTTCTACGAGGGCTACCCGGAACGGCACCGCTCGATGTCGCTCCCGCCGCTGGCCCGCTCGCAAATCGAAGACTGGGTCGGGAAACTCGTCGACCGCGGCCGGAACCTCACCGTCTTCGCCGGCGACCGGCTGGTCGGCCACGTCGCCTACTCGCCGCGGGAGGCCGACGAGGCGGAACTGGTCATCTTCGTCGACGAGCAGTTCCACAACCGCGGCATCGGCACGGAACTCATCCGGCAGGCCATCGCCTACGCGACCGAGGACGAGATGGACGCGATACTGCTCCACGTCGACAGCAGAAACGAGCGCGCGGTCCACGTCTACGAGTCCATCGGCTTCGAACTCCTCGACATGGACGACCAGACGCTCAAGATGCGCCTGGAGATCACCGAGGACGTCGCGGCGGCGGTGCGGACAGACTAGATTTAGAACGTGTGGGACACGTCGGAACTGCGCGGGCTGCTCCGGTTCCAGATGCCGTTCGACTCCTCTATCTCCAGTTTGTACCCCTGAACGCCCCGCTGGGGGCTGGCCGAACTGAACAGGTCCGGGTGCCAGGCATTCTCCATGGCCTCTTGCAGCTCGCCGAACTCCTCGTTGGGCACCGGCGCGATGGTTCCCTTGAGAATCACGCTGCGCCACTCGAACTTGGACTCGGCGCTGTAGACGACGAACGTCGCCCGCGCGGACCTGTCGCTCAGTGACTCCTTCTGCGTGTCGCCGCCGAAGAGCAAGAACAGAAAGTACAGCGTCGACTCGCCGTCGTAGCCGAAGGACATCGGAATGAGGTAGGGAAACTCCGCGTCGGGCAGCCCCAGGACGCCGACCCCCTGCGCCAGGAGGTACTCCCGTATCTGAGCGTCGCTCATCCGGGCAGTGTTCGACTCCTCGATGATATCCTCTAACATGGTTGAACATCAGTCTTTCCGGTAATTAAAGGAGGTGCCGCTCGGGAACGCGCCGGGGGCGGTCGGACTACTCCATCCGGTCGATGATGGCCTCCAGTTGCGCCTGTCGCTCCTCGATTGCCTCCTGGCGGTGCTGGCGCTCGGCGTCGCTCTCGCAGACCAGGTCCGGCACCGGCGTCGGCGTGCCGTCCTCGTCGACGGCCACGAAGGTGAGAAACGACGAGGTGGTGTCGCGGGAGTCCCCCGTGTGGGGGTCCTCGGCCCTCACGTCCACCTTCACGTCGATGCTCGTCCGGCCGGTCTCGAAGGCGTAGGCCTGGACGACGACCACCTCGCCGAGTTCGATGGGCGTGATGAAGTCGACGTGGTCCATCGACGCCGTGACACACTGGCTGTGCGAGAAGCGCATGGCCGCGATTGCGCCACAGATGTCCATCCAGTGCAACACCGCGCCCCCGAGCGCGCGCTCGAAGTAGTTGGTGTCGTCGGGCATCAGCAGTTCCGTCATCTCGGTGTGGGACTGCGACAGCCGGGCAGTCTCGGTCTCTCCCATGGGGGCGCTCACGGACGCCCGCGGGAAAATTCCCGACGCTTTCATGTGGCCGCCGGACGCCCACCGGGTATGGACACCCGACAGGCCGTCATCGTGGACGCGTGCGCCGCCGAGCCGACCGGCGGCGTCCCGGTCGGCCTCCTGCCGGACGGGGCGGACCTCACCGACGACCAGTTGCAGGGCGTCGCGGGCGAACTCGCCGCGGCCACTGCGGTCCCCGACGGCGACAGCCTCCGCGTCGTCGGCCCGACGGGACCGCTGGACGACCACCCCGCCGCGACCGTCGCGACCGTCGCCTTCCAGCACGAGCGCGGCGGCCGCGAGGTGGGGACGGACACGCTCTCGACGGCGACGGGGACGGTCGACGTGGAGGTCACGAGCGACGGCGGCGTCTGGGTCGCGCGGCCGACGCCGACGGTCACGGAGTCGACGGTCGACGAGGCGCGCATCGCGGCCGCGCTGGGCATCGACGTCGCGGCGCTGCGGGACGTCGGCGCGGACCTGCCGCCGCTTTCGCTCTCGGTCGGGCGGGACGTACTGGCCGCGCCGGTGAACTTCCTCGAACACGTCAGCGGTGCCGACCCCGACCCGGTGGTGCTGGCGGAGGTGGCCGCAGACGCCGACGTCGACGCCGTCTGCGCCTTCACCTTCGACACGCTGGCCGCCGACGCGGCGTGTCACGCGCGGACGTTCGTCCCCCCGGGGACCGACCCGGGCGTGCGGACCGTCGGACTGGAGACGCCGGCGCTGCCGGGCCTGGCCGGCGGACTCGTCGCGCACCTGTTCGAGCGCGGCGTCATCGAGGACGCGACGACGAGCGTCGAGCAGGGCCACTTCGCAGAGCGGCCCGGCCGCGTCCACGTGGAGGCGGGCGGGGGCCTCCGGGTGGGCGGACACGCGGTGACGACGCTAGACGGAACCGTCACCGTCCCCGGCGACGAGGACGACGACATCATCGAGGTCTGAGATGGTATAAACGCCGGGGGCAGCGACCGTCCAGTCCCGGACGGCGGGGCTGTGCGTGGGAAGGAGTCTCACCCCGTCGAGCGGCCCGAAGACGGCCACTCGGTCCCGCCCGGCAACTCCAGAAGGTTCTTTATCCTAGTTCGATAGGCTACATGTAATGGCTGTACTCTGGCTGGACGACGTGCGGGCCGACGACCTGGAGTCGGTCGGCGGGAAAGCGGCGTCACTCGGGGAGATGACGTCGGCGGACCTGCCTGTCCCGCCGGCATTCATCGTCACCGCAGACACGTACCGTTCGTTCATCGAAGACACCGGCATCGACGAGGAGCTATTCGACATCGTCGACGTGGACTCCGACGACTCCGCCGCGCTGGCCGACGCCGCCGAGCGCGCCCAGTCGCTCATCCGGGAGACCGAGATTCCCGACGAGCAGCGGGAGGGCATCCTGGAGGCCTACGACCGCATCGGCGAGAACGCGTCCGTTGCGGTGCGCTCGTCGGCAACGGCCGAGGACCTGCCCGACGCCTCCTTCGCGGGCCAGCAGGAGACGTTCCTCAACATCACCCGCGACGACCTGCTGGAGAAAGTGCGGGAGTGCTGGGCCTCGCTTTTCACCCAGCGCGCCATCTACTACCGCCAGGAGCAGGGCTTCGAAGACGCCACCGTCGACATCGCGGTGGTCGTCCAGGAGATGGTCGACGCCGACAAATCGGGCGTCATGTTCACCAGTCACCCTTCGACCGGTGCGCCCGTCGTCACCATCGAGGCCGCGTGGGGACTCGGTGAGGCAGTCGTCTCCGGCGCGGTCACGCCGGACAACTACGTCATCGACCGCGCGACCGCCGAAATCAAGACGGAGACGGTCGCCCAGAAGAAGGTGATGCACGTCCGCGACGAGGCAACCGGCGAGACCGTCGAGCGAGAGGTCCCCGAGGACAAGCGCGACCAGCGCGTCCTCTCCGACGACGAACTCGACGCCCTGCTGGAACTGGGCGAGGAGATAGAGGGCTACTACGGCGAACCGCAGGACGTCGAGTGGGCCATCCACGACGGCGAGGTCTACCTGCTGCAGTCCCGCCCCATCACGACCATCAGCGAGGGCGGCACGACCGAGGGCAGCGTCGCCGACGGCGGCCTCGCCGAGGAGAGCAGCGAGGAGCCCAAGGGCACCGAAGACGGCGAGGTCGTCCTCTCCGGCCTGGGTGCCAGCCCCGGCCGCGCCTCGGGCGAGGTCAGCATCGTCCGGAAACTCGACGAACTGGACAAGGTCGGCGAGGGCGACATCATCGTCGCCGAGATGACGACGCCGGACATGGTGCCGGCGATGAAGCGGGCGTCGGGCATCGTCACCGACGAGGGCGGGATGACCTCCCACGCCGCCATCGTCTCGCGCGAACTGGGCGTTCCCGCCGTCGTCGGCGCGGAGCACGCGACCGAGTTGCTCACCGACGGGCAGGTCATCACCATCGACGGCGAGAAGGGGACCGTCGAGACCGGTGCCGAGGAGGAGGAGGCACACGACGCCGTCGAGGACATACGGCCGGACACGCCGGTCAAGCCGATGACCGCCACCGAGGTGAAGGTCAACGTCTCCATCCCCGACGCCGCCGAGCGCGCGGCCGCGACCGGTGCCGACGGGGTCGGCCTGCTGCGCATCGAGCACATGATCCTCTCGCTGGGCAAGACCCCCGAGCGCTACATCGCGGACCACGGCGTCGACGAGTACGTCGACCAGATCGTCGAGGGTGCCCGCAGCGTGGCCGACGAGTTCTACCCGCGCCCGGTGCGCGTGCGCACGCTTGACGCCCCCACCGACGAGTTCCGCCAGCTAGAGGGCGGCGACGACGAGCCCGCGGAGCACAACCCGATGCTGGGCTACCGGGGCATCCGCCGGAGCCTCGACCGGCCCGACGTCTTCCAGCACGAACTCGAAGCCTTCCGGAAGCTCTTCGAGATGGGCTACGACAACGTCGAAATCATGCTGCCGCTGGTCAACGACGCCGAGGACGTCCTGCGGGCGAAGGCACACCTGCAGGACGCGGGCATCGACACGGAGAAGCGCTCCTGGGGCGTGATGATAGAGACCCCCGCCGCGGCGCTGTCGGTCGAACAGATGGCCGAGGCGGGCATCGACTTCGCCTCCTTCGGCACCAACGACCTCACGCAGTACACGCTGGCGGTCGACCGCAACAACGAGAACGTGGCCGACCGCTACGACGAACTCCACCCCGCGGTGATGGAACTGATAAGCGAGACCATCCAGACCTGCCGGGAACACGACGTCGCGACGAGCATCTGCGGGCAGGCGGGGTCGAAGCCACGGATGGTGCAACACCTCGTCAACGAGGGCGTCACCTCCATCTCCGCGAACATCGACGCCGTCCGCGACGTGCAACACGAGGTCAAGCGGACCGAGCAGAAACTGCTGCTGGACTCCGTGCGGTAACGGCCGCCGAAGCCGTCGTTTTCTGTATTGTTCGGCCCCGAGCGCCGGGGGTGTGCGACACTCAGACAAACGTAACCACTAAGCGGGTTCGTGGATAGTATGGCGTATGCAGCAGGTCGAGCGAGCCGAACCGCAGGATTTCGAACGCGTCCTCTCCTCTATGTGTACCGTCCCGCACCCTGCGGCGCGGCAGGCAGCCGAGCGCTTTCTCGCCACCAATCCGGGCGACCCCGGGACCTACGAGACGGTGGCGGAACTCGAACGACGGGCCGTCGAGCAACTCGGCACCGTCGCCGGCCTGGCCGACCCCGCCGGCTACGTCACCAGCGGCGGGACGGAGGCCAACATCCAGGCGGTCCGCATCGCGCGCAACCGCGCCGACACGGACGACCCCAATGTCGTCGCCCCGGAGAGCGCCCACTTCAGTTTCCGGAAGGCCGCGAACGTCCTCGACGTCGAGTTGCGGACCGCGCCGACGACCGACCACACCGCCGACGTCGACGCGATGCAGGAACTAATCGACGGCGACACGGTCTGCGTCGTCGGCGTCGCCGGGTCGACCGAGTACGGCTACGTCGACCCGATTCCCGCGCTGGCGGACGTCGCCGCGGACGCCGGCGCGCTCTGTCACGTCGACGCCGCCTGGGGCGGTTTCTACCTCCCCTTCAGCGACCACGAGTGGCACTTCGACCACGCCGACATCGACACGCTGACCATCGACCCCCACAAGGTCGGCCAGGCCGCGGTGCCGGCCGGCGGCCTGCTCTCGCACTCGCCGGACCTGTTCGACGAACTCGCCATCGACACGCCGTACCTGGAGTCGACGTCGCAGGTGACGCTGACCGGGACCCGCTCCGGCGCGGGCGTGGCGAGCGCCGTCGCCGCGATGGACGCCCTCTGGCCGGAGGGCTACCGCGAGACCTACGAGCGCGCGATGGACAACGCGGAGTGGCTGGCCGAGGCCCTGGAGGTCCGCGGCCACGAGGTCGTCGGGCCGGAACTCCCGCTGGTGGCCGCCGACCTCTCGGTGCCGATGACCGACGAACTCCGGGACCGCGGCTGGCGGGTCTCCAAGACCGGGTCCGGCGAGATGCGCGTCGTCTGTATGCCCCACGTCACCCGGTCGATGCTGCGCTCCTTCGTCGCCGACCTCGACTGGTACTGACCGCGAGTGGAGCGGGTCGAACCCTCCTCGGAGAAGTTTTTCACACGACGGGCAGGGAATTGTCCGTTGGCGTGGGCGTGTGACTCTATTCGTTCGTGAACGAGCACATTCGCCCGTACCCGTCTCGGTCACACCCCTCTTTGAGATAGATGGTGAGGGTTGAGCGATACTCGGCATCAGCGACGACACAGTCCACGTCTCTCGATGTAGCGAACTCCGTTACAGACGCTTCTACCCACTCGCCGTCATCTACACGGACACGAACCGT contains:
- a CDS encoding AEC family transporter, which gives rise to MSLLSIFGTAILPIVAIAAAGYLLGRTRDISATPLNTVTVYVLVPALVFHTLTTTQLAGETLASIVLGVFLFTGVMAVLAQGTGTVLGNAEPILGTFVLVSVFSNAGNYGIPVSEFAFGALGRSTAVVYIVGQSVAMYTLGVYLAARGEGSDWREGMRAIFSIPLIYTVLAALAARYAGVVPPADTAAMETLQLVGDSAIPVMLLILGIELAETDYSAAALQVTPAVGLKLLVAPVVAVGVALLVGFQNPTVARVFVLESAMPAAVTTLILTGEFAGPNADGIAATEYASTAIFVSTVISVPLLTGLIALLQSGVVL
- a CDS encoding cupin domain-containing protein, with amino-acid sequence MTTVNEDDLDWEEYDRGENAFRRKELANATDAEQLGCSLYELDPGKRSWPYHYHTANEEAVYVLSGSGLLRGDDGEQDIGAGDFVALPADESGGHQLVNDGDEVLRYLMVSTMEEPDVTVYPEMEKFGVYVGSPPGGREERTFQGYFPLDADVEYWDE
- a CDS encoding GNAT family N-acetyltransferase; translation: MSVELQQGVSPDDSTQPDCAGFDDSPPRSPCFEDETGVALHVRPYDEDHFEALVDFYEGYPERHRSMSLPPLARSQIEDWVGKLVDRGRNLTVFAGDRLVGHVAYSPREADEAELVIFVDEQFHNRGIGTELIRQAIAYATEDEMDAILLHVDSRNERAVHVYESIGFELLDMDDQTLKMRLEITEDVAAAVRTD
- a CDS encoding pyridoxamine 5'-phosphate oxidase family protein; protein product: MLEDIIEESNTARMSDAQIREYLLAQGVGVLGLPDAEFPYLIPMSFGYDGESTLYFLFLLFGGDTQKESLSDRSARATFVVYSAESKFEWRSVILKGTIAPVPNEEFGELQEAMENAWHPDLFSSASPQRGVQGYKLEIEESNGIWNRSSPRSSDVSHTF
- a CDS encoding acyl-CoA thioesterase codes for the protein MGETETARLSQSHTEMTELLMPDDTNYFERALGGAVLHWMDICGAIAAMRFSHSQCVTASMDHVDFITPIELGEVVVVQAYAFETGRTSIDVKVDVRAEDPHTGDSRDTTSSFLTFVAVDEDGTPTPVPDLVCESDAERQHRQEAIEERQAQLEAIIDRME
- a CDS encoding PhzF family phenazine biosynthesis protein; translation: MDTRQAVIVDACAAEPTGGVPVGLLPDGADLTDDQLQGVAGELAAATAVPDGDSLRVVGPTGPLDDHPAATVATVAFQHERGGREVGTDTLSTATGTVDVEVTSDGGVWVARPTPTVTESTVDEARIAAALGIDVAALRDVGADLPPLSLSVGRDVLAAPVNFLEHVSGADPDPVVLAEVAADADVDAVCAFTFDTLAADAACHARTFVPPGTDPGVRTVGLETPALPGLAGGLVAHLFERGVIEDATTSVEQGHFAERPGRVHVEAGGGLRVGGHAVTTLDGTVTVPGDEDDDIIEV
- the ppsA gene encoding phosphoenolpyruvate synthase, whose translation is MAVLWLDDVRADDLESVGGKAASLGEMTSADLPVPPAFIVTADTYRSFIEDTGIDEELFDIVDVDSDDSAALADAAERAQSLIRETEIPDEQREGILEAYDRIGENASVAVRSSATAEDLPDASFAGQQETFLNITRDDLLEKVRECWASLFTQRAIYYRQEQGFEDATVDIAVVVQEMVDADKSGVMFTSHPSTGAPVVTIEAAWGLGEAVVSGAVTPDNYVIDRATAEIKTETVAQKKVMHVRDEATGETVEREVPEDKRDQRVLSDDELDALLELGEEIEGYYGEPQDVEWAIHDGEVYLLQSRPITTISEGGTTEGSVADGGLAEESSEEPKGTEDGEVVLSGLGASPGRASGEVSIVRKLDELDKVGEGDIIVAEMTTPDMVPAMKRASGIVTDEGGMTSHAAIVSRELGVPAVVGAEHATELLTDGQVITIDGEKGTVETGAEEEEAHDAVEDIRPDTPVKPMTATEVKVNVSIPDAAERAAATGADGVGLLRIEHMILSLGKTPERYIADHGVDEYVDQIVEGARSVADEFYPRPVRVRTLDAPTDEFRQLEGGDDEPAEHNPMLGYRGIRRSLDRPDVFQHELEAFRKLFEMGYDNVEIMLPLVNDAEDVLRAKAHLQDAGIDTEKRSWGVMIETPAAALSVEQMAEAGIDFASFGTNDLTQYTLAVDRNNENVADRYDELHPAVMELISETIQTCREHDVATSICGQAGSKPRMVQHLVNEGVTSISANIDAVRDVQHEVKRTEQKLLLDSVR
- the mfnA gene encoding tyrosine decarboxylase MfnA; translated protein: MQQVERAEPQDFERVLSSMCTVPHPAARQAAERFLATNPGDPGTYETVAELERRAVEQLGTVAGLADPAGYVTSGGTEANIQAVRIARNRADTDDPNVVAPESAHFSFRKAANVLDVELRTAPTTDHTADVDAMQELIDGDTVCVVGVAGSTEYGYVDPIPALADVAADAGALCHVDAAWGGFYLPFSDHEWHFDHADIDTLTIDPHKVGQAAVPAGGLLSHSPDLFDELAIDTPYLESTSQVTLTGTRSGAGVASAVAAMDALWPEGYRETYERAMDNAEWLAEALEVRGHEVVGPELPLVAADLSVPMTDELRDRGWRVSKTGSGEMRVVCMPHVTRSMLRSFVADLDWY